TAATTTCGTTAGAAATCACTATAAGGACTTTTCCCATTTAGTAGTTTTAGATAATCTCTCTTACGGAAGTAATGTGAAAAATTTGGAGGGAATACCACACACCTTCATTAAGGGTGATATTGCTGATGCGGAATTAGTTCCCAGATTAATAAGGGAATTTGAGCCAGATGTAATAGTTAATTTCGCTGCAGAGTCTCACGTGGATAGGAGTATTTCTGATCCAATAACTTTTCTTCACAGTAATGTTTATGGAGTAGTAAATATTCTAGAGGCAATCAGAAAGGCTAAACAAAACGTTAGGTTAGTTCAAATAGGTACTGATGAAGAATACGGAGATGCATTAAATAGGACTTTCTCAGAAGATGACCCTTTAAATCCCTCTTCACCTTATTCAGCGTCTAAGGCATCAGCTACGCTTTTCGTCAAAGCCTACGTTAGAACTTATGGAATTGACGCTGTAATTACTAGATCCTCAAACAATTTTGGCCCTTATCAATTCCCAGAAAAGTTGATTCCAAAGACGATAATAAGAGCCTTAAAGGGGTTAAGTATTCCAATATATGGCAGTGGCGAGCAGAGGAGGGATTGGATTTTCGTTGAGGACAATTGCTCAGCAATAATGACAGTTCTAAAGAAGGGGAAGAAAGGGGAAATATACAATATTTCAGCAAAAAATGAGAGAACAAACATAGAAATAGTTAGTGCCATTTTAAAGATAATGGGCAAACCGGAAAGTCTTATAGTTCACGTTGAAGATAGGCCAGGCCATGATTTTAGATATAGTATAGATAATAAGAAAATAATGGAACTGGGATGGAAGCCGAAATGGGATTTCGAAAAAGCTTTAGAGTATACTGTTAAGTGGTATTTAGATAATAGATCGTGGTGGGAGGAATTAATTAAGGATGAAAAAGTGTTAGCAGAAACCCCGTGGAAGTATTAACTTTTTATTAGAAATGTTACTGCGTGCCCTTCTCTTAAACTAATTCTATTGTATTGTCTGTCTTGCATTAAAAGTTTTAATTTTTAACAATCTTACATCTGAACTTAACCCTTTATATTTATGATTATTGGAGAACAATATACACCTAAATAGCTTGTTTGATATCATTTAATGGTATGAAATTCACCAATATTAATGAAAGCTTAGTCTTTACCGATGGTCGATATTTTTCTTTCTTTTCTTCTCATCTATTTCTCTCCCCCATTATAATGTACCTATTTACTAAACCTCACTAATTTCAAAGTTATTACAAAATATTCGTTACAGTCCTCTATCCCATTTCACGGTACTCACAAAATCACACTCTCAAAAAAGTGGAATATCTGGAAATTGAGATTCTTCTCTTATCAAAACTGTTCGTAAAATCAGCGTTAAGCATTCAAATGGTACACACACTACGCTATTACCTACTAATATCAACAGCATAAAAATTTTATGCCCCTCTTCGAAGTGTCTATAATGAAAGGACTTTTATTAGCTGGTGGGTCTGGTACTCGTTTAAGACCATTAACTTACACTGGTAATAAACACACTTTACCAATTGCAAATAAACCAATGATTCTTTACGCTTTTGAAAACTTAGTTAACCTAGGTGTTAAGGACATTGGTGTAATTATTGGTCCTTTAAAGGAAGGCGTAGTTGAGATTCTCTCTCACACAAAATACCCTGACGTAAACGTTACTTTTATTGAGCAACCAGATCCTTTAGGTTTAGCTCACGCTGTGATGACAGCTGAACCCTTTCTAAAAGATGAACCCTTTGTTATGCATTTAGGTGATAATTTACTGAGTAGTGGTATTTCAGATTTCGTCCGCGTTTTTGAGGAAACTAAAGCTGATGCTGTTGTTGGTGTAACAGAGGTCAAAGATCCTAGGCAATACGGTGTAGTAGTTTTAGATGAGAGAGGGAGAGTTAAGAAACTAATAGAGAAACCTAAAGAGCCTCCCTCAAATCTCGCTTTAGTTGGTGTTTATGTTTTTTCTCCAGAAATTCATAAATATACTAAAAAACTAAAGCCTAGCTGGAGAGGGGAATATGAAATCACTGATGCGATCCAATTAATGGTTAATGATGGTAAGAGGGTTGAAGTTGTTAAGATAAAGGGTTGGTGGAAGGATACTGGAAAACCCTATGATTTGTTGGAGGCTAATCAACTCATCTTAGATACTATTCAAACTGATATTCATGGTAAGGTTCATGATTCTTCTTTAGTTCAAGGAAGGGTAATTATCGGTGATGGTACAGAGGTTAAGGAAAACGTCACGGTTCGTGGTCCAGTTATTATAGGTAATAATTGCGTAATTGGTCCCAATACGTACATAGGTCCTTATACTTCTATAGGAGATAATTGCGTAATTGAAGGTGTTGAGATAGAGAATTCAATCGTGATGAGTAACGTAAAGATAAGGAACGTTGCAATAAGAATCTCTGACAGTATAATAGGTAATTACGTAGAAATTACAAGGGAAAGTTCTATACCTAAAACTCATAAATTTATTCTTGGAGATAGAACTAGTGTTAAATTGGTTTAACTCTAATGGGGGTTAAGGTGAAAAAGTACCCATCCTAACGGTAATCCCTAAAATCAATTGATTCTAGATGAACATCGTCATCTTATTAACCTCTATAAAGGAAGGAATAATATCTCATTAAGTGAATTTAGAATTCTCTATCTACCTATCTAATTTGTGGGGTATCTGAAAATTAAGGTTTATTCTCTTGATCAAAACTGCTCGTAGAATTAGCGTTAAGTACTCAAATGCTATACACACTACTACCTATCTTCTCTTCTTCTTTTTCCTTTTCCTCAAGCTTATTAACACAAATCCATTCCATATTTGAAGTTAGCTTTTGAATCTCTTAACAAAGGCAAATTTCTGTCCTTTTCTGAAACTATAACGTCCTTTATTGGCCATTGAACATTTACCTCAGGATCATTATAGGCAATTCCAGAATCATGGTCCTTAGAGAACTCCCTAGTGACAAAATAAATTACATGAGAGTCTTCCAAAGCGACAAAACCATGAGCGAAACCAGATGGAATCCAAAACAATCTCCCCGGAATTAGTTCAACAGAAACCCATTTTTTATATGTAGGTGAACCCTTCCTTAAATCAACAGCAACATCGAAAATTCTACCTGAAATAACAGTAACTAACTTGCCTTGAGGAAATGGCATTAACTGAAAATGCAAACCGCGAAGAACTCCTTTTCTGGAAAAAGAATGATTTACTTGAACGAAACGACAAGGAATCTCCTTAAAAAAGTCACTTTCCTTATATATCTCCTCAAAGTAACCTCGATCGTCTGGGAATTGTTTAGCTTCAACTAAAATAACTTCCGGAATTTCGAGTCTTTTAAAGGAAAAAGGCATTTAACTATCCTCCACTTTCCACCTCTTCCTTAAGTAATTTTAAAGCTTTTTCTACAGTCATTGGCTTTTGAGACAAGATAGCGGAAGCCATTGATACGTTTAAAGAGGAGTTCTTTGGCCTTTTAGCCAACCACCTCATCAAATCTGAAGTTACAGGTTTTATCAAACTCTCACTCAATCCAAAAACCTTAGCTAACGTAATGGCAAACTCAAATCTACTTATTTGTGAGGCATCAGTCAAATGTAAAATCCCTTCCAACTTTCTCTCTACACTTTCCCTTAGCATTAACGCAAAATTAGTATTCAACGTTGGGGATGTAATTTGATCTGTCACAACTCCAATCTCTTCCCTATTCTTCAACTTCTTCAAAAGCCATAAAGCGAAATTATCCTTTCCACTAGCTGGATTACTTCCATAAGGTGTACTGGTCCTTACGATCAAATACTTGTCTGCATATTTCTTTACCATTTCCTCACCCTCAAGCTTTGTCCTTCCATAAACGTTTATTGGATTAGGCTTATCATCTTCTCTATAATTACCCTTTTCGCCATCAAAGACGTAATCCGTAGAAACGTAAACTAAGAAAGAATCAGTCTCCTTACTCAGCTTAGCTATTTCCTTGGTAACTTCCACATTTAGCAGTCTAGCCAATTCGGGTTGCTTTTCGCACTTATCCACATCTGTCAAAGCTGCAGCGTGAATTATAACATCTGGAGAGAGATCTCCTATCTTTTTAATCTCCTTTAAGTCGGAAAGATTCAATTGCAAGAAATTAGGAGTTTCTGGTTTACTTGAATAATAAACCCCAATAACCTCGTAATTGGAAAAAACCTTAACAATTTTCTTTCCTAAAAGACCACCTGCACCAGTAACTACAATCCTCACAGTAGAATATAAATCACCTTTGTCTTATAAATGATCTTCCTAGTCAAGGTGACGAGAGTGTAACCTAACGGTAAGATGAAAAGATACATCATAACGGTAGTCTCTTAAAATCAGCTTAAAAGGTTAAAAAAGATAAAAGGTGAATCTTTAATTTTAATGAATTAGATATAAACTCATTCTGTATCTTATTCCCAAAAAGTAAGGCAAGGAAAAAGCTAGAACTCTCCACTATTTTTAACGTAATTTTCGTTTTATTTCTTAAACTTTTAATTCATACCCTTTTCTGTTATCTTAAGATAAAGTTCAAGTAATATTTTTCATGAATTAATTTTAGGACTATCAAGGGCAAGGGAGGGAGTCAGAGCTTCACAACTTGAAAACGATAAATTATCTCATCGACAGTATGAGTATGATTATCAGTATTAATATCCAGCATATCTACTTTATCATTTTATAACATGGGATAGCTGAGTTGCTTTAATTATATGGGCTATTGAAATTCATTATGACTAGACGATTTATTTAAAGGGAGCAATTCATTCAGTAAATGAGAAGAAATATGTTAAATGTTAAAATTAAAAATACTATATAATTTGTTATTTCGTTTCGATTTTTCATTACTGTATAATTGATCCTCTTTTTAAACTACAATTGAATTTTTCTCCTCTTTTCTTTACAAATATTAACACTATTTTTTATACATATATATTATTTATATATAATTATTGCTAGTTTGATTCCTAAGTAAATTTGCTATGTTAATTTGCCAATCAGCTTTAGCATTTAATATTGTAATTTTCACATCATTGCTACTACTATAGTCATCAATAGCAATCCATAATACGTTAGCTAAATTACTTGATGATCTTGATGATATTGCGTTGTATTGTAAATCGGATCTGCAACGTATTGCTAAAATGACATTGTTCTCATTTGCGGAAACTGGTGGTATATTTAGGGCAAAAGGAATTGTGTAAATATATATTACTGAATCCGTTTTAGAGGCTAAATATTTACAATAATAGGATGCACATTCTATGAAATCTATCTTATATCCTAATTTTTCAAATACGTTCTTAAAATACTTATTAATCATCACGTTACTTTGAACTCTTAATAATTCATCAAATGCATTTATTATGTAGTAGACTAGTAAGGGATTTACTAGGCCATTATATACTATTTTATTGATACTCAAACTATTAGTAATGGAGGAAATTTCAAGACCATACGCTTCTTTATAAAATGTAGAATCATAGTTGTTATCGTCTTTTTTCTTATCTATTTCATACATTAATGCCGCTATGCTGTAAGGTTTAGATGAATTTAACATCTCTAATTTATCATATACATATTTATAGTCTGGGAACTCACTTTGAACTTCATTAGATAATTTTTGAATTGTAGTTTTGTTATTATCAGTTAATATTAAATACATTTCAGGATAATCTTGTTTACTGCTACTATCGTGTTTATTTACAGCTAGAAGCGACTTTACTAGTACTCTTTCCACTTCTTCGCTATCTACCTTAGATGACAACATTGGGGATACGAATCCTGCTGTTTCATGTGAATCAATAACGCTTCTATTTAACGCGCCTTTCTTTACAATATAGAGGGATATCATAGCTAGTAATCTATGGTAAAAAGGTCCTAAGCTATCCACCTTATTATTACCTATACATTCGTATATTACATTTTCAAGCTGTTTCTTTCTATCAGTACGATTTTGTACATTTAGATAATCCACTATTGGATTACGTAACTTCTCTAGCTCTTGATATATTTGATTTATTTCAATATTTGATAATCCATAATATTGTAGAGTATTACTAACATTGATATATGTATAGTAATACGATGAGTTAATAAATGCTAAAGAAGCTAGAGCTCTTCCAACGCTCATGCATGCAAAGGCTTTTATTGTGTTTAATATGTCGATTGTGTGATCCATAATTATTTTAACAATTAGTTACTTTTAAATATTCTTTTTGGAGGTGTTCAATATAGCCATAAAAATATAATATAATACTATAAAAATTCGAAATATTAAAGAGAGATATCTAAATCATTTAGAGAGTTGATTTGAATTACTAATTCAATTTTAATTATAGCAATACTAAAGAAAATATGGAAATGATTTTGATGCAAATTAATCTAAGTTTAAAGGGGAGCATGTGATGATTCCATTACTCTGATAATGACGAACAGCTTGAAAACTGACGCTGTGACTAGCTTCTAATCTTTAATCTTCCCGCTAAAAAAGGTTTATTCTAGATT
The nucleotide sequence above comes from Sulfolobus tengchongensis. Encoded proteins:
- a CDS encoding glucose-1-phosphate thymidylyltransferase is translated as MKGLLLAGGSGTRLRPLTYTGNKHTLPIANKPMILYAFENLVNLGVKDIGVIIGPLKEGVVEILSHTKYPDVNVTFIEQPDPLGLAHAVMTAEPFLKDEPFVMHLGDNLLSSGISDFVRVFEETKADAVVGVTEVKDPRQYGVVVLDERGRVKKLIEKPKEPPSNLALVGVYVFSPEIHKYTKKLKPSWRGEYEITDAIQLMVNDGKRVEVVKIKGWWKDTGKPYDLLEANQLILDTIQTDIHGKVHDSSLVQGRVIIGDGTEVKENVTVRGPVIIGNNCVIGPNTYIGPYTSIGDNCVIEGVEIENSIVMSNVKIRNVAIRISDSIIGNYVEITRESSIPKTHKFILGDRTSVKLV
- the rfbB gene encoding dTDP-glucose 4,6-dehydratase encodes the protein MRAIITGGYGFIGSNFVRNHYKDFSHLVVLDNLSYGSNVKNLEGIPHTFIKGDIADAELVPRLIREFEPDVIVNFAAESHVDRSISDPITFLHSNVYGVVNILEAIRKAKQNVRLVQIGTDEEYGDALNRTFSEDDPLNPSSPYSASKASATLFVKAYVRTYGIDAVITRSSNNFGPYQFPEKLIPKTIIRALKGLSIPIYGSGEQRRDWIFVEDNCSAIMTVLKKGKKGEIYNISAKNERTNIEIVSAILKIMGKPESLIVHVEDRPGHDFRYSIDNKKIMELGWKPKWDFEKALEYTVKWYLDNRSWWEELIKDEKVLAETPWKY
- the rfbD gene encoding dTDP-4-dehydrorhamnose reductase produces the protein MRIVVTGAGGLLGKKIVKVFSNYEVIGVYYSSKPETPNFLQLNLSDLKEIKKIGDLSPDVIIHAAALTDVDKCEKQPELARLLNVEVTKEIAKLSKETDSFLVYVSTDYVFDGEKGNYREDDKPNPINVYGRTKLEGEEMVKKYADKYLIVRTSTPYGSNPASGKDNFALWLLKKLKNREEIGVVTDQITSPTLNTNFALMLRESVERKLEGILHLTDASQISRFEFAITLAKVFGLSESLIKPVTSDLMRWLAKRPKNSSLNVSMASAILSQKPMTVEKALKLLKEEVESGG
- the rfbC gene encoding dTDP-4-dehydrorhamnose 3,5-epimerase — its product is MPFSFKRLEIPEVILVEAKQFPDDRGYFEEIYKESDFFKEIPCRFVQVNHSFSRKGVLRGLHFQLMPFPQGKLVTVISGRIFDVAVDLRKGSPTYKKWVSVELIPGRLFWIPSGFAHGFVALEDSHVIYFVTREFSKDHDSGIAYNDPEVNVQWPIKDVIVSEKDRNLPLLRDSKANFKYGMDLC